A single Fusobacterium hominis DNA region contains:
- a CDS encoding Asp23/Gls24 family envelope stress response protein — protein MSELGNIRISDDVVKTIAAKAASDVEGVYKLAGGVADEVSKILGKKRPTNGVKVEVGEKECSIEVFIIVEYGYLISDVAHEIQKAVLQAVSELSGLKVVEVNVYVQDVKIRSTEGTPETEGEETEM, from the coding sequence ATGAGTGAATTAGGAAATATAAGAATATCTGATGATGTAGTTAAAACTATAGCCGCTAAGGCCGCATCTGATGTAGAAGGTGTTTACAAATTAGCTGGTGGTGTTGCTGACGAAGTTAGCAAAATTCTTGGGAAAAAGAGACCTACAAATGGAGTAAAAGTTGAGGTCGGAGAAAAAGAGTGCAGCATTGAAGTATTCATAATCGTTGAGTATGGATATTTGATCTCAGATGTTGCTCATGAAATTCAAAAAGCTGTTTTACAAGCTGTATCTGAACTTAGCGGACTTAAAGTTGTAGAAGTTAATGTCTATGTACAAGATGTTAAAATCAGATCAACTGAAGGAACTCCTGAAACTGAGGGAGAAGAAACAGAAATGTAA
- a CDS encoding acetyl-CoA carboxylase biotin carboxyl carrier protein: protein MKDDMQNIEELMKILQEKKLTEILFETSDIKITIKADPIQENKPVENKSKKENKQIEKKVDENHKDILSEHVGRYRFIKPDGTPIVSIGQEIKAGEELGNVIAVGVSLPVVAKFSGKVEDIYVKDGDPVDYGKALIKVRIS from the coding sequence ATGAAGGATGACATGCAAAACATTGAAGAACTAATGAAGATTCTTCAAGAAAAAAAACTGACTGAGATATTATTTGAAACATCTGATATAAAAATAACTATCAAAGCAGATCCTATTCAAGAAAATAAACCAGTTGAAAATAAATCTAAAAAAGAAAATAAACAAATTGAAAAAAAAGTAGATGAAAATCATAAAGACATCCTATCTGAACATGTTGGAAGATACAGATTTATCAAACCCGATGGGACTCCTATTGTTTCAATCGGACAAGAAATAAAAGCCGGAGAAGAGCTTGGTAATGTAATTGCTGTTGGGGTTTCTCTTCCTGTTGTTGCAAAATTCTCTGGTAAAGTAGAAGACATATACGTGAAAGATGGAGATCCTGTTGATTATGGAAAAGCTCTAATTAAAGTTAGAATTTCATAG
- the accC gene encoding acetyl-CoA carboxylase biotin carboxylase subunit: MFNKILIANRGEIAVRIIRAAKELGIKTVAVYSEADKESLHVMLADEAVCIGGVSSTESYLKVPNIIAAAEITGADAIHPGYGFLSENAKFASICEEHNITFIGPRPECISKMGDKATARATAVANHVPVTNGTGIIKSISEAKKQVNEFITYPVIIKATAGGGGKGMRIARNDEELEKNIVAAQNEAGSAFGNPDVYIEKFVENPRHIEIQILGDKYGNVIYLGERDCSIQRRHQKLIEEAPSFSLPLSVRKAMGEAAVTLAKAINYDSAGTLEFLVDKENKFYFMEMNTRIQVEHTVTEMVTGLDIIKLQIQIASGAKLNITQDDIQLFGHAIECRINAEDTKNGFLPSPGVITKYIVPGGNGIRVDSHSYQGYEISPYYDSMIGKLIAFGIDREEAIAKMKRALKEYIIEGIDTTIPFHLEVFDNELYLKGKTSTNFIEENFPKK; the protein is encoded by the coding sequence ATGTTTAATAAAATACTTATTGCTAACAGAGGGGAAATCGCTGTCAGAATAATAAGAGCAGCAAAAGAACTTGGAATTAAAACAGTTGCAGTTTATTCCGAAGCTGATAAAGAAAGCCTACATGTTATGTTAGCTGACGAAGCTGTATGTATAGGTGGAGTTTCTAGTACAGAATCATACTTAAAAGTACCTAACATAATTGCAGCTGCAGAAATTACAGGTGCTGATGCAATCCATCCAGGATATGGATTCTTGTCAGAAAATGCAAAGTTTGCATCTATTTGTGAAGAACATAATATCACATTTATTGGTCCAAGACCTGAATGTATCTCAAAAATGGGAGATAAAGCTACTGCTAGAGCAACTGCAGTTGCAAATCATGTGCCTGTAACAAATGGAACTGGTATTATAAAAAGTATATCTGAAGCTAAAAAACAAGTAAATGAATTTATTACATACCCTGTTATTATAAAAGCTACTGCTGGTGGCGGTGGAAAGGGTATGAGAATCGCTAGAAACGATGAAGAACTTGAAAAAAATATAGTTGCTGCACAAAATGAAGCAGGATCAGCTTTTGGAAATCCAGATGTATATATAGAAAAATTCGTTGAAAACCCAAGACATATTGAAATCCAAATTCTTGGAGATAAATATGGTAATGTTATATACCTTGGTGAAAGAGATTGTTCTATACAAAGAAGACATCAAAAGCTAATTGAAGAGGCTCCTTCTTTCTCACTTCCTTTAAGTGTTAGAAAAGCTATGGGAGAGGCTGCTGTTACATTAGCTAAAGCTATAAATTATGACTCTGCTGGAACTTTAGAATTTTTAGTTGATAAAGAAAATAAATTCTACTTTATGGAAATGAATACAAGAATTCAAGTTGAGCATACTGTTACAGAGATGGTTACTGGACTTGATATTATAAAACTACAAATTCAAATTGCTTCAGGAGCAAAACTTAATATAACACAAGATGACATTCAACTTTTTGGTCATGCTATTGAATGTAGAATTAATGCTGAAGATACAAAAAATGGATTTTTACCATCGCCAGGAGTAATAACTAAATATATCGTTCCTGGAGGAAATGGTATTAGAGTTGATTCTCACTCTTATCAAGGATATGAAATATCACCATATTATGATTCTATGATAGGTAAACTTATTGCCTTTGGTATAGATAGAGAAGAAGCTATTGCTAAAATGAAAAGAGCTTTAAAAGAGTATATTATCGAAGGAATAGATACTACTATTCCATTCCATCTTGAAGTATTTGATAATGAACTATATTTAAAAGGAAAAACATCAACAAATTTCATAGAAGAAAACTTCCCTAAAAAATAA
- the amaP gene encoding alkaline shock response membrane anchor protein AmaP encodes MFKKFIFFLAWIGIFILSITGIVYVAVPKYFVQFNTYVDTVGYNIIVLIISAIYFIICIVKFCSLFEKTKDYTIKTENGVVYISSDTIATFVKEKLAADRNISNAKIDTYKSGNKFNVQIKLDMISEGAVSGELEQIQRDIKNDLMREMGIDVGKVQVKISKLSLKKSYDKTKNNYDDFSNSSNNENN; translated from the coding sequence ATGTTTAAAAAATTTATTTTTTTCCTGGCATGGATTGGAATTTTTATTCTATCTATTACAGGAATTGTATATGTTGCTGTACCAAAGTATTTTGTACAATTTAACACCTATGTAGATACTGTTGGTTATAATATTATAGTCCTTATAATATCTGCCATATACTTTATTATATGTATAGTTAAATTCTGTTCGTTGTTTGAAAAAACAAAGGATTATACAATAAAAACTGAAAATGGAGTAGTATATATTTCATCAGATACTATTGCTACTTTTGTAAAGGAAAAACTTGCTGCAGATAGAAATATTTCTAATGCTAAAATTGACACCTATAAAAGTGGCAATAAATTTAACGTTCAAATTAAACTTGATATGATCTCTGAAGGAGCTGTTTCTGGTGAACTTGAGCAAATTCAAAGAGATATCAAAAATGATCTTATGAGAGAAATGGGGATAGATGTTGGTAAAGTTCAAGTAAAAATCTCAAAATTATCTCTAAAAAAGTCTTATGATAAGACTAAAAATAATTATGATGATTTTTCTAACTCATCTAACAACGAAAATAATTAA